One window of Catonella massiliensis genomic DNA carries:
- a CDS encoding thioredoxin family protein translates to MEIKVIGEGCEKCDKLYENTLLAIEELGLDAKIEKVEDLMDIVRLGVMTTPSVMVDGKLIISGRVPKVKDIVKLLNA, encoded by the coding sequence ATGGAGATTAAGGTAATTGGTGAAGGCTGCGAAAAATGTGACAAACTCTATGAAAACACCCTCTTAGCCATAGAGGAGTTAGGATTGGATGCAAAGATTGAAAAGGTAGAGGATTTGATGGATATAGTGAGGCTCGGCGTTATGACCACTCCTTCGGTTATGGTGGATGGGAAGCTGATTATAAGCGGAAGAGTACCAAAGGTGAAGGATATTGTGAAGTTATTAAATGCATAG
- a CDS encoding DUF4838 domain-containing protein, with translation MQITLQTLSTTLNYAKIELSSYLASLSIPSLELEKIDISIKTDKNITKVKDELLDDAFKIDIANGKGEIIGNNDRSSLLAVYHFLYRIGFRFLTPVKEDEIIPEISSLQRLTLSESHIYPFRHRGICIEGASSLENILATVEWMPKLGYNCFFSQFKLPFTFMERWYKHQNNPHLKPEEFSLDTAAEYTEKIFKEIKKRDMLLHTVGHGWTANAAGFPALGWDTQSTDGEADSSFFAMINGKIELFHGVPTNTNLCYSNKKVIDKLADLVLDYAINNREADYVHFWLADAFNNICECENCENESLSDQYVTILNRIDEKLSENDLTTHIVFLLYQELLWPPIREKLRNPNRFTLMFAPISRTFEESYPEDTENKAIPEFKKNHISLPVNIEENLNFLFAWQKKFNEDSFVYDYPLGRAHYGDFGYYHISKILFNDIMKLPALGLNGYISCQELRCFSPNSLPNYVMGYALSGLCNDFETFVTDYYRGFYGAFYEEAMAYLKELSSLSHPDYFNNKGDRVSKPINADFICILEVLNGFLPTLDKVKSSGGFTVHWELLAFHNSYLNRLVKALIKLSSGDFNRAKELFTDFATFIQENELKFQPYLDVYRLIDISTNYTGFKSI, from the coding sequence ATGCAAATAACCCTTCAAACCCTTTCAACCACCCTTAACTACGCCAAAATCGAGCTTTCTTCCTATCTGGCAAGCCTGTCCATCCCTTCTTTAGAACTTGAAAAGATAGATATTAGCATTAAGACCGACAAAAATATTACCAAGGTGAAAGACGAGCTCTTAGATGATGCATTTAAGATAGATATAGCAAATGGAAAAGGTGAGATAATCGGCAATAATGATAGAAGTTCATTACTTGCCGTATACCACTTTTTATATAGAATCGGTTTTAGATTCCTCACCCCTGTTAAGGAAGATGAAATAATACCGGAGATTTCATCCTTGCAAAGGCTGACTTTATCTGAGAGCCACATTTACCCTTTTAGGCATCGGGGTATATGCATAGAAGGTGCTTCATCTCTTGAGAATATTTTAGCCACTGTAGAATGGATGCCAAAGCTTGGATACAACTGCTTTTTCAGTCAGTTTAAACTCCCATTTACATTTATGGAACGCTGGTATAAGCACCAAAATAATCCCCATCTTAAGCCTGAAGAATTTAGTTTAGATACTGCTGCGGAGTACACCGAGAAGATATTTAAAGAAATAAAGAAAAGAGATATGCTCCTTCACACAGTAGGACATGGCTGGACAGCAAACGCAGCAGGCTTTCCAGCTCTCGGCTGGGATACACAGAGCACAGACGGTGAGGCAGATAGTAGTTTTTTTGCAATGATAAATGGCAAAATAGAGCTGTTCCACGGAGTTCCAACCAATACAAACCTATGCTATTCCAATAAAAAGGTTATAGATAAGCTGGCTGACCTTGTATTAGATTATGCTATCAACAATAGGGAGGCTGACTATGTGCATTTTTGGCTGGCTGATGCATTCAACAATATCTGCGAATGCGAAAACTGCGAGAACGAGAGCTTATCCGACCAGTATGTAACCATTCTTAATAGGATTGATGAGAAGCTTAGTGAAAATGATTTGACGACTCATATAGTATTTTTGCTCTACCAAGAGCTTTTATGGCCTCCTATCAGAGAGAAACTAAGGAACCCTAACCGTTTCACCCTTATGTTTGCTCCTATTAGCAGAACCTTTGAGGAGAGCTACCCTGAGGATACCGAGAATAAAGCAATCCCGGAATTTAAGAAGAATCATATCTCGCTTCCTGTCAATATAGAAGAGAACCTGAATTTCTTGTTTGCCTGGCAGAAGAAGTTTAACGAAGACAGTTTTGTTTATGACTATCCTCTTGGCAGGGCACATTACGGCGATTTTGGCTACTATCATATATCAAAAATCCTGTTTAACGATATTATGAAATTACCGGCTTTAGGGCTAAACGGATACATCAGCTGCCAGGAGCTTCGTTGTTTCTCTCCTAACAGCCTGCCTAACTATGTGATGGGATACGCTCTGTCAGGCTTATGCAATGACTTTGAGACCTTTGTTACTGACTATTACAGAGGCTTTTATGGGGCATTTTATGAGGAAGCTATGGCCTACCTTAAGGAATTGTCCTCACTTAGCCATCCTGATTACTTTAATAACAAGGGAGACAGGGTATCAAAGCCTATAAATGCTGATTTTATATGCATTTTAGAGGTACTTAATGGCTTCCTCCCAACCTTAGACAAGGTAAAATCATCTGGCGGTTTTACAGTACACTGGGAGCTGCTTGCATTTCACAACAGTTACCTAAACAGGCTTGTTAAGGCGCTTATTAAGCTTAGCAGCGGGGATTTTAACAGGGCAAAGGAACTTTTTACGGATTTCGCTACTTTTATACAGGAAAATGAATTGAAGTTTCAGCCATATCTTGATGTGTACAGGTTAATAGACATTTCAACGAATTATACCGGATTTAAGAGTATTTAA
- a CDS encoding sensor histidine kinase: protein MKLSIRLRIILWFLLSTFFILSLTATLVFFISNSVMRRTTKNYFISAVEENTDKLKMLSEAEYETASEFDADDIFIHYKTGYLQIDDDFLMTLNSMEFGLYTADGSLLYGKNSVMREIIDLPLKDSHIISYSTANGSYLIYDRRLASEGFPELWIRGIAPLKDTSAQLFDIAIYLAAFLPFLIIIILLCGYLAARGIVKPIKKIEKTTTSITDGDNLSLRIPDTGSNDELSALSSNFNKMLDRLETSFEMEKRFASDASHELRTPVSVILAQTEFSLEKEREPADYIESLEVIKRQGRRMHQLIGNMLSYTRLEQRIDNYPFESLNFSRLVSDLCSDMMPLMVNDITIEYDVEPDIMLNGNPELLARMLQNLLENAYKYGKQGGTTKVTLKKDKNHVNLLVEDNGIGINKEQLNLIFDRFFRASNKSGITGSGLGLSIVKKIVDMHKGVIEVTSEEGSGTTFTISFDLKN, encoded by the coding sequence TTGAAACTATCGATAAGACTTAGGATTATACTTTGGTTTCTGCTCTCTACATTTTTTATACTATCACTTACAGCTACTCTCGTGTTCTTTATAAGTAACAGTGTAATGAGAAGAACTACCAAGAATTACTTCATAAGTGCTGTGGAAGAAAATACCGACAAACTGAAAATGCTGTCTGAAGCCGAATATGAAACCGCAAGCGAGTTTGATGCTGACGATATTTTCATCCACTATAAAACAGGCTACCTACAGATAGATGACGACTTCCTTATGACACTTAATTCTATGGAATTTGGGCTATATACTGCTGATGGGAGCCTTCTCTACGGGAAAAACTCGGTAATGAGGGAAATAATAGACCTGCCTCTCAAAGACTCCCACATCATTTCATATAGTACAGCAAACGGAAGTTACCTGATATATGATAGAAGACTGGCAAGCGAGGGCTTTCCTGAGCTTTGGATAAGGGGAATTGCTCCGCTAAAGGATACCTCAGCCCAGCTTTTTGACATAGCCATCTACCTGGCAGCCTTCCTCCCATTTCTCATCATCATTATTCTTTTGTGTGGTTATCTTGCCGCCAGAGGAATAGTGAAGCCGATAAAGAAAATAGAGAAGACGACCACAAGCATCACTGATGGGGATAACCTTTCACTTAGAATACCTGATACCGGCAGCAATGACGAGCTTTCCGCCCTTTCTTCCAATTTCAACAAGATGTTAGACAGGCTCGAGACTTCCTTTGAAATGGAAAAGCGCTTTGCTTCAGATGCTTCACACGAGCTTCGTACACCGGTTTCAGTAATTCTTGCACAGACAGAATTCTCCCTCGAGAAAGAAAGGGAGCCTGCAGACTACATCGAGTCTCTTGAAGTGATTAAGAGACAGGGAAGACGAATGCACCAGCTGATTGGCAATATGCTTTCATATACCAGACTCGAGCAGAGGATAGATAATTATCCATTTGAAAGCCTAAACTTCTCCCGCCTTGTGAGTGACCTTTGCAGCGATATGATGCCGCTTATGGTTAATGATATAACTATTGAATATGATGTCGAACCGGATATCATGCTAAACGGCAATCCGGAACTTCTTGCCAGGATGCTGCAGAACCTCCTTGAAAATGCCTACAAGTACGGCAAACAGGGTGGCACTACAAAGGTAACGCTTAAGAAAGACAAGAACCATGTTAACCTTCTGGTAGAGGATAACGGTATCGGAATAAACAAGGAGCAGCTAAACCTTATATTTGACAGATTCTTTAGGGCGAGCAATAAGTCAGGAATAACAGGTTCCGGGCTGGGGCTATCCATAGTGAAGAAAATTGTTGATATGCATAAGGGAGTGATTGAAGTAACAAGTGAAGAGGGAAGCGGAACCACATTTACCATTTCCTTTGACCTTAAAAATTAG
- a CDS encoding CobW family GTP-binding protein, translated as MEKKDLYVLTGFLGAGKTSFLLNILDNVKDKKIGIIQNEFGKINVDGEIIRRNGIEMTEISRGSIFCSCLKLSFVQALAEMSTKDLDYVFVESSGLADPSNIEEILGAVGVMAGDNYIFKGVICLVDGVNFKNQIKDVETVDRQLAHCNLAVINKVDKLDLSELEEVKKLVREVNPVCDIITASFGKTDLSFMNEDLTVRKWAESEDSLNTVDNKPKTISLETLEVVSKEILVTFLKKVLPSCYRIKGFFKLDEGWQQVDVVEELIDFKPSGEREKSELVFLSKTGPQVIRTIDSAWKEIVDKPMKLRN; from the coding sequence ATGGAAAAGAAAGATTTATACGTGCTTACAGGCTTTCTTGGTGCAGGAAAGACCTCGTTTTTGCTGAATATTCTTGATAATGTTAAGGATAAAAAAATAGGAATTATTCAAAATGAATTTGGAAAAATAAATGTAGACGGAGAAATTATCAGGAGAAATGGGATAGAAATGACTGAAATAAGCCGAGGCTCCATCTTCTGCTCCTGCCTAAAGCTTTCCTTTGTTCAGGCACTCGCTGAAATGAGTACAAAGGACCTTGACTATGTCTTTGTAGAAAGTTCAGGACTTGCAGATCCTTCTAACATTGAGGAAATCCTCGGAGCTGTAGGGGTAATGGCGGGAGATAATTACATCTTTAAGGGGGTTATCTGCCTTGTTGACGGAGTGAATTTTAAGAATCAGATAAAGGATGTGGAAACTGTAGACAGGCAGCTTGCCCACTGCAATCTGGCAGTAATCAATAAAGTGGATAAGCTTGACTTATCAGAGCTTGAAGAGGTGAAGAAGCTGGTGCGCGAGGTTAATCCTGTATGTGATATAATCACAGCTTCCTTTGGTAAAACTGACCTCTCATTTATGAATGAAGATTTAACTGTGAGAAAATGGGCAGAGTCTGAAGATAGCCTAAATACAGTGGATAACAAGCCTAAGACTATATCTTTAGAAACCCTTGAAGTGGTGTCAAAGGAGATATTGGTGACATTTCTTAAAAAGGTGCTTCCATCTTGCTACAGGATTAAGGGATTTTTTAAGTTGGATGAAGGCTGGCAGCAGGTAGATGTGGTGGAAGAATTGATTGACTTCAAGCCTTCTGGCGAGCGTGAAAAATCAGAACTTGTATTTTTATCTAAAACAGGACCACAGGTTATCCGCACAATCGACAGTGCCTGGAAGGAAATTGTGGATAAACCTATGAAATTAAGGAATTGA
- a CDS encoding PepSY domain-containing protein — translation MKNSKKLIATLALFGLVFTSGATTSVSAAGRLISRESAKNAALTAAGVSLNQATAIEIEYDADDDDFGQVYEVKFKANGYKYSYDIDANNGSVLKSKRKLLKIKKPVKNYAQYITAQSAKQIALNHAGLNAGRVTFTKAKLTTDDGIKVYDIEFRTATTEYEYEINAKTGKVVEFSVEPIDYDDED, via the coding sequence ATGAAGAATTCAAAGAAGTTAATCGCTACACTCGCACTTTTTGGTCTTGTATTTACAAGCGGTGCTACCACCTCAGTTTCAGCAGCAGGCAGACTTATCTCAAGAGAAAGTGCTAAGAACGCTGCACTTACAGCAGCAGGAGTATCACTTAATCAGGCAACAGCTATTGAGATTGAGTACGATGCAGATGATGATGACTTCGGTCAGGTATACGAGGTAAAGTTCAAGGCAAACGGTTACAAGTATTCTTATGATATCGATGCCAACAACGGCAGCGTACTTAAGAGTAAAAGAAAGTTACTTAAGATTAAGAAGCCGGTTAAGAACTATGCACAGTACATCACCGCACAGTCAGCTAAGCAGATTGCACTTAACCACGCAGGCTTAAATGCTGGCAGAGTTACATTTACAAAGGCAAAGCTTACCACAGATGACGGTATTAAGGTTTATGATATAGAGTTCCGTACAGCAACTACCGAGTACGAGTATGAAATAAATGCCAAAACAGGCAAGGTAGTTGAGTTCTCAGTTGAGCCAATCGACTACGATGATGAAGACTAA
- a CDS encoding SMI1/KNR4 family protein, whose protein sequence is MKPFENFDFSHFWEDDEYSLEEYVGKEPTDEEIKEVENELGYKLPASYIELVKIHNGGTPYATLFSNGKYAVYITGIYGTDKEKMNSLCGEMGNELWINEWGYPNIGIAVADTISGGHHMVFLDYRECGKEGEPKVVLIDQEDDFKIHPLADNFEEFIKGLTITSQEITKEEFAQYSDEIKEKVIYNLSDEGDTESVIEFLTFTGVENLNTTLKGQLARAYNNNDQIEEAMKVLDMIPEEERDALWYYRYGCSYSVLSANNNYMVEEDILNSLAMLEKAMGLAKDDKVIEYCIEIVDFHGFKGILEANKEKFPLVYKHYKELEAKLFDSESGNSSSGKTYAKITVADIEKMDEIWGVLDPIYWTVDIYGTHENYLKSAEGFTLEQRYLNAVSWYFIEVNNGGHQQFLDNSTGIVWEDAINGLKSFDMGIFADNFKRVIDAFGGKIPFDREERWKAMESLEDGFDELLEEADSFVYDTYDYDSEYEVNYVKSHPDKFVYEGYYNKMV, encoded by the coding sequence ATGAAACCATTTGAAAACTTTGATTTTTCTCACTTTTGGGAGGATGATGAATATTCACTTGAGGAATATGTTGGCAAAGAGCCTACTGATGAGGAAATAAAGGAAGTTGAAAATGAACTTGGCTATAAGCTTCCGGCATCATATATAGAGCTTGTCAAAATACATAACGGAGGGACTCCTTATGCAACCTTGTTTAGCAATGGCAAGTATGCAGTGTATATCACAGGCATCTACGGCACTGATAAGGAGAAGATGAATTCTCTTTGTGGTGAGATGGGTAATGAGCTTTGGATTAATGAATGGGGTTATCCTAATATAGGTATTGCAGTGGCTGATACTATCTCAGGCGGCCATCACATGGTGTTCCTCGACTATAGGGAGTGTGGAAAAGAGGGAGAGCCTAAGGTAGTGCTTATTGACCAGGAGGATGATTTTAAGATACATCCACTTGCGGATAATTTTGAAGAATTTATAAAAGGACTGACTATTACCTCGCAAGAGATTACCAAGGAAGAATTTGCACAGTACAGTGATGAAATTAAAGAAAAGGTAATCTACAACTTAAGTGATGAGGGCGATACTGAGAGCGTTATAGAATTTCTTACTTTTACAGGAGTAGAGAACTTAAATACTACGCTAAAAGGACAACTAGCCAGAGCCTACAATAATAACGACCAGATAGAAGAGGCCATGAAGGTGCTTGATATGATTCCTGAAGAGGAAAGAGATGCTCTTTGGTATTACCGCTACGGCTGCTCTTATTCAGTCCTATCAGCAAACAATAATTACATGGTAGAGGAAGACATCTTAAATTCACTTGCCATGCTTGAGAAGGCTATGGGGCTTGCAAAGGATGATAAGGTTATTGAATATTGTATTGAAATTGTAGATTTTCATGGGTTTAAGGGAATACTTGAAGCTAATAAAGAGAAATTCCCGCTTGTTTACAAGCATTATAAAGAGCTTGAAGCTAAGCTTTTTGATTCAGAGTCCGGTAATTCAAGCAGTGGAAAGACCTACGCCAAAATCACTGTAGCGGATATAGAAAAAATGGATGAAATCTGGGGTGTCTTAGATCCGATTTACTGGACTGTTGATATATACGGAACACACGAAAACTATCTTAAGTCTGCTGAGGGCTTTACCTTGGAGCAGAGATACTTAAATGCAGTATCCTGGTACTTTATCGAGGTAAACAACGGAGGGCACCAGCAGTTTTTGGACAATTCTACAGGAATAGTCTGGGAAGATGCCATAAATGGGCTTAAGTCCTTTGATATGGGTATCTTTGCTGATAATTTTAAGAGGGTGATTGATGCCTTTGGAGGTAAGATTCCGTTTGACAGAGAAGAGCGCTGGAAGGCAATGGAGAGCCTTGAAGATGGCTTTGATGAGCTTCTGGAGGAGGCAGACAGCTTTGTATATGACACCTATGATTATGATAGTGAGTATGAGGTAAACTATGTAAAATCCCACCCTGATAAGTTTGTATATGAGGGGTATTATAATAAGATGGTGTAG
- a CDS encoding response regulator, which produces MRLLYAEDEEDLNKVVTKKLTEEGFSVDSCFDGREAIDNVQFTEYDAAILDIMMPHADGFAVLKELRKLKKNTPVLFLTARDSIEDRVTGLDSGANDYLVKPFSFEELLARIRVLTREKHNLTENILSIADLSLNLSSHTVTRGGTEISLTSKEYQLLEYLLYNKEKVLSREKIENHIWNYDYEGGTNVIDVYIRYLRKKIDDGFPTKLIHTVRGAGYVIREENN; this is translated from the coding sequence ATGCGCTTACTATACGCAGAAGACGAAGAAGACCTTAACAAAGTAGTTACAAAGAAGCTTACAGAAGAAGGCTTTAGCGTGGACAGCTGCTTCGATGGCAGGGAGGCAATTGACAATGTACAGTTTACCGAATACGATGCCGCCATACTGGACATCATGATGCCTCATGCTGATGGCTTTGCCGTATTAAAAGAGCTTAGGAAGCTAAAGAAGAATACACCTGTGCTTTTCCTTACTGCAAGGGATTCCATAGAGGATAGGGTGACAGGACTTGACAGCGGTGCCAATGACTACCTTGTAAAGCCTTTCTCATTTGAGGAATTACTTGCAAGAATAAGGGTGCTTACCCGTGAAAAGCACAATCTCACCGAGAACATACTTAGTATAGCGGACTTAAGCCTCAATCTGTCTTCTCATACGGTTACACGCGGTGGTACTGAGATAAGCCTCACAAGCAAGGAATATCAGCTTCTTGAGTACCTGCTCTACAATAAAGAAAAGGTGTTAAGCCGTGAAAAGATAGAGAATCATATATGGAACTATGATTATGAGGGCGGCACCAATGTAATTGATGTGTATATAAGGTACCTCAGGAAGAAAATAGATGACGGCTTTCCTACCAAGCTCATACATACGGTACGTGGTGCAGGCTATGTCATCAGGGAGGAAAATAATTGA
- a CDS encoding DUF4230 domain-containing protein — protein MSKIGEKIVKIFLNLLSVVVIALAIFGAWSLYQMFHGPEAELVTNPGKRLFGTTEKRIVTKAEVETKIYEIGELSTYSGEYNIKKTVDESRYIFDDIKIPGTKNTISLECTGKVKIGYNMSDIEVSVNDSTIHVKIPKGNVMSNYLIWDSIKSSEKNSIFNPINFEQYRKLINEIEEEGLKEVEAKGIYTRADENFKSIIKVFLAEFKDYDIEFTFAYDK, from the coding sequence TTGAGCAAAATAGGCGAGAAGATTGTTAAGATATTTCTTAACCTTTTGTCAGTAGTGGTGATTGCCTTAGCTATATTTGGCGCATGGAGCCTGTATCAGATGTTCCACGGGCCGGAGGCTGAGCTTGTGACAAACCCTGGGAAAAGGCTGTTTGGAACAACGGAGAAAAGGATAGTTACCAAGGCAGAAGTAGAAACCAAGATATACGAGATAGGTGAATTGTCCACATATTCAGGCGAATACAACATTAAAAAGACAGTTGATGAGTCGAGGTATATTTTTGATGATATAAAAATTCCGGGAACAAAGAATACCATTTCCCTTGAATGTACAGGTAAGGTAAAGATAGGCTACAACATGTCTGATATAGAGGTAAGCGTTAACGACTCAACCATACATGTAAAGATTCCAAAGGGAAATGTAATGAGCAATTACCTGATATGGGACAGCATAAAAAGCAGCGAAAAGAACAGTATATTCAATCCGATAAACTTTGAGCAGTATAGAAAGCTCATTAACGAGATTGAAGAGGAAGGCCTTAAAGAAGTGGAGGCAAAAGGTATATATACCAGAGCTGATGAGAATTTTAAGAGCATAATAAAAGTATTTCTAGCTGAATTTAAGGACTACGATATTGAATTTACCTTTGCTTATGATAAATAA
- a CDS encoding permease: MEWLDELIGKGLSAVGVDMESRVGGSVQFFLYDVTKITLLLCVLIFTISFIQSFFPPERTKKILGEHRGIWANVLAALLGTVTPFCSCSSIPLFIGFTSAGLPIGVTFSFLISSPMVDLGSLILLMSVFGAKTALLYVILGLIIAVIGGLIIDKMKMEDYIEEYIKKVGNVNSVSPGLNVKDRLDFAGEQVCSTLKKVFPYILAGVGIGAVIHNWIPESFIVTVLGSKNAFSVILATLVGIPMYADIFGTIPVAEALYTKGAELGTVLSFMMAVTTLSLPSLIMLRKAIKRRLLALFVGICTVGIIITGYLFNYIF, translated from the coding sequence ATGGAATGGCTGGATGAGCTGATAGGAAAGGGCTTATCAGCAGTTGGAGTTGATATGGAGAGCAGAGTAGGAGGGAGTGTTCAGTTTTTCCTCTACGATGTAACGAAGATTACACTTTTACTCTGCGTGCTTATATTTACTATTTCCTTTATTCAGAGCTTCTTCCCGCCAGAGAGAACCAAGAAAATACTGGGGGAACATAGAGGAATATGGGCAAATGTATTAGCCGCCTTACTTGGTACTGTAACCCCTTTTTGCTCCTGCTCGTCCATTCCTTTATTCATTGGATTTACAAGTGCAGGCTTACCGATAGGAGTGACATTTTCCTTCCTCATATCCTCACCTATGGTTGACCTGGGTTCTTTAATTCTGCTTATGAGTGTATTTGGAGCAAAAACAGCCCTGCTTTATGTCATACTTGGACTGATTATAGCGGTGATAGGTGGACTTATTATCGATAAAATGAAGATGGAAGATTATATAGAAGAATATATCAAAAAAGTGGGAAATGTGAACTCTGTAAGCCCGGGGCTAAATGTAAAGGATAGACTCGATTTTGCAGGTGAACAGGTCTGTTCCACACTTAAGAAGGTATTTCCATACATATTGGCAGGAGTCGGTATAGGAGCTGTCATTCACAACTGGATACCGGAGTCCTTTATAGTAACTGTGCTTGGAAGTAAAAATGCTTTCTCTGTAATATTAGCTACTTTGGTTGGAATTCCAATGTATGCGGATATATTTGGAACCATACCAGTTGCAGAAGCACTATATACCAAAGGAGCAGAGCTCGGTACGGTATTGTCATTTATGATGGCAGTTACTACCTTATCGCTTCCATCGCTGATTATGCTTAGAAAAGCCATTAAACGCAGACTGCTAGCCTTGTTTGTAGGGATATGTACGGTAGGGATTATTATAACGGGATATCTATTTAATTATATTTTTTGA
- a CDS encoding PepSY domain-containing protein — protein sequence MANLIKNKYILTIATVLIFGLTIALGSLYAKDRIERNDILTESDAVKFAYVDAGISPKSAPSYEAKLLKEDGIYVYKVVISSDDTKYKYTIAANNGEVISSESARIAKNKKTNTSSSDTTSVEENAANNSSNKANTLEKTGKNVISNAKSKDKPNNKATDNQTTGSTAVNDVAENDKPAKGKSDVKNVADNTNANNNMDDKKPDKKNSNDNIDGKKASGKKASGKKKRKKNVVDNNRHHISTDNETNNTSTGKTSTVSEVAASRHYISMDMAKSITLKDAGFRPSFVTFEKALLKKDDGKVMYEIEFFTSAYEYEYEVDAYTGAILSKDVDPLSPSDKAEKVKENSSNTPKNADLEDYEKKHDKGDDDDDDD from the coding sequence ATGGCTAATCTAATAAAGAATAAATACATTCTAACCATTGCAACGGTATTAATCTTTGGGCTTACCATAGCACTTGGCAGCCTTTATGCCAAGGATAGAATTGAGAGAAATGATATACTTACTGAGTCTGATGCGGTTAAGTTTGCTTATGTTGATGCGGGGATTTCCCCTAAAAGTGCGCCTTCTTATGAAGCAAAGCTTCTAAAGGAAGATGGGATATATGTGTATAAAGTAGTCATATCCTCTGATGATACAAAATATAAATATACCATAGCTGCAAACAACGGAGAAGTTATTAGCAGCGAGTCAGCGAGGATTGCTAAAAATAAGAAGACCAATACTTCTTCGAGTGATACTACTAGTGTAGAAGAAAATGCCGCTAATAATAGCTCTAATAAAGCTAACACTTTAGAAAAAACCGGCAAAAATGTCATTTCTAACGCTAAATCAAAAGATAAACCTAATAATAAAGCAACTGATAATCAAACCACGGGAAGTACGGCTGTAAATGATGTGGCTGAGAATGACAAGCCCGCAAAAGGTAAATCAGATGTTAAGAATGTAGCAGATAATACAAATGCAAACAATAATATGGATGATAAAAAGCCCGATAAAAAGAACTCCAATGACAATATAGATGGTAAAAAGGCTTCAGGTAAAAAAGCTTCAGGTAAAAAGAAAAGGAAGAAAAATGTGGTGGACAATAATAGACACCATATAAGTACGGATAATGAAACTAATAATACATCCACGGGCAAAACCTCTACTGTAAGCGAGGTGGCAGCTTCCAGGCATTATATAAGCATGGACATGGCAAAATCCATAACCCTAAAAGATGCGGGATTTAGGCCTTCGTTTGTTACATTTGAAAAAGCCCTGCTAAAGAAAGATGATGGAAAGGTTATGTATGAAATTGAGTTTTTTACTTCTGCATACGAGTACGAATATGAAGTAGATGCTTACACCGGAGCCATTCTTTCTAAGGACGTAGACCCCCTTTCTCCTTCTGATAAGGCTGAAAAGGTTAAAGAAAACAGCTCTAACACCCCTAAAAATGCTGATTTAGAGGATTATGAGAAAAAGCACGACAAAGGCGATGACGACGATGATGATGATTAA